In one Candidatus Nomurabacteria bacterium genomic region, the following are encoded:
- a CDS encoding KUP/HAK/KT family potassium transporter, which yields MQKKSKLPLHLTLVIGAIGVVYGDIGTSPLYAVNTVFFGMGNTAATHNNILGVISLMFWLLTTVVAYKYIFFVLRANYQGEGGVFALHELIAKIRKKGTPILLLLLVFAAALLLGDGVITPAISVLSAVEGLNIATDVFEPFIIPITLAILASLFMIQRKGTAKVGMLFGPIVVLWFVIIGSLGLTQIIKTPDILWALNPLHAVMFAERVGLFPFLEAMGAVMLVVTGAEALYADLGHFGKRPIRQGWFYLAYWALVLNYLGQGAYLLSGQTVYNNNIFFSMVPHVALSAAQSAQLPYWLAELILHAPLYGMVALATAATIIASQALITGAFSLASQAIALERAPRLNIIHTSPHHAGQIYIPVINWLLLFGCVTMVLIFKSSGNLASAYGLTVAGVMVCTTLAMFQVARFHWNWRRYKALLVFGSFLLIDITIFSASTLKFLTGGYVPVIIAVSLFTLITFWHWGRTFMHGAHTGYISYASQKDIRWLADVKKRLAVGRELTDRPRRLVEIDRSIVFLVSKPVNSLDSTVPVLLRIFMKRNGGLPRHIVLLNIKQEKQPFINQNKRIRVTDFGENIYGVEALFGFMQNPDGISILRDLKKNHLMGPELHRCIVEASEEEIFIGPNARFVDKTRIHIYKMFEAITQPAYHYFKFDTKPGLSKTVIPILLGKNGWRIDIPEYALEEDEERIDPDTREETDLRYGRFAG from the coding sequence GTGCAAAAAAAGTCGAAGCTACCGTTACACCTAACTCTCGTTATCGGTGCCATAGGTGTTGTATATGGCGACATCGGTACGTCACCACTCTATGCAGTAAATACGGTATTTTTTGGCATGGGAAACACTGCCGCAACTCACAACAATATCCTCGGCGTGATCAGCTTGATGTTCTGGCTACTAACGACGGTCGTTGCATATAAATACATCTTTTTCGTCCTACGCGCCAACTACCAAGGAGAAGGCGGCGTTTTTGCGCTTCATGAACTTATAGCCAAAATTAGAAAAAAGGGCACTCCTATACTGCTCCTGTTACTCGTTTTTGCCGCAGCGCTGCTACTCGGCGACGGGGTAATTACACCTGCGATTTCGGTGCTCTCGGCTGTAGAAGGTTTAAATATAGCTACAGACGTGTTCGAACCATTTATCATACCAATTACACTGGCAATCCTAGCCAGTCTTTTTATGATCCAGCGAAAAGGGACCGCCAAAGTAGGCATGCTTTTTGGTCCGATAGTTGTTTTATGGTTTGTAATCATCGGCAGCCTAGGCCTGACTCAAATCATAAAAACGCCCGACATACTATGGGCCCTCAATCCTTTACATGCAGTCATGTTTGCTGAGCGCGTCGGCCTGTTTCCGTTCCTAGAAGCCATGGGCGCGGTAATGCTAGTCGTCACCGGCGCAGAAGCCTTGTATGCCGACCTAGGGCACTTTGGCAAACGTCCCATACGACAAGGCTGGTTTTACTTGGCGTATTGGGCACTAGTGCTGAATTATCTTGGGCAGGGAGCTTATCTACTTAGCGGACAGACGGTATACAACAATAACATTTTCTTTAGCATGGTACCTCATGTTGCATTATCGGCAGCACAATCTGCTCAATTGCCGTACTGGTTGGCAGAGCTCATCTTACATGCGCCGCTCTACGGTATGGTGGCACTGGCTACGGCAGCTACGATTATCGCCAGTCAGGCTTTGATTACAGGAGCCTTTTCGTTAGCTTCGCAGGCAATAGCATTGGAACGAGCACCTCGCTTAAACATCATTCATACAAGCCCGCACCATGCTGGTCAGATATACATACCCGTGATCAACTGGTTGCTGCTTTTCGGCTGCGTCACCATGGTGCTCATTTTTAAGAGTAGTGGAAATCTTGCCTCAGCATATGGACTGACCGTTGCCGGCGTAATGGTTTGCACGACTTTAGCCATGTTTCAAGTTGCTCGATTTCACTGGAACTGGCGCAGATATAAAGCTTTGTTAGTATTTGGTAGTTTTCTTTTGATCGACATCACTATCTTCAGCGCCAGCACACTCAAATTCCTCACTGGCGGCTATGTCCCAGTTATTATCGCTGTCTCCCTCTTTACGCTCATTACTTTCTGGCACTGGGGACGTACATTTATGCACGGTGCACATACCGGCTACATTTCTTATGCCTCACAGAAAGACATACGCTGGCTGGCAGACGTCAAAAAACGCCTGGCTGTCGGACGCGAACTGACCGATCGTCCGCGCCGTTTAGTCGAAATAGATCGGTCAATTGTGTTTCTGGTCTCCAAACCCGTGAACTCTCTCGACAGCACCGTTCCTGTCCTCTTACGTATATTCATGAAGAGGAACGGAGGACTACCACGTCATATTGTCTTGCTAAACATAAAGCAAGAAAAGCAACCATTTATCAATCAAAACAAGCGAATAAGGGTGACAGACTTCGGAGAGAATATCTATGGGGTCGAGGCATTATTCGGGTTTATGCAAAATCCTGACGGGATTAGTATATTAAGAGATCTAAAAAAGAATCACTTGATGGGCCCTGAACTACACCGCTGCATCGTCGAGGCTTCCGAAGAAGAGATTTTCATAGGACCGAATGCCCGATTCGTAGACAAGACACGCATTCATATATACAAAATGTTCGAAGCTATCACTCAACCGGCGTATCACTATTTCAAATTCGACACCAAACCAGGACTTTCAAAAACTGTCATACCAATACTACTAGGTAAAAACGGGTGGAGAATTGATATTCCCGAGTACGCGCTCGAAGAAGACGAAGAACGGATCGATCCTGACACTAGAGAAGAAACAGACCTGCGGTACGGCCGCTTTGCCGGATAA
- a CDS encoding NADP-dependent oxidoreductase: MKAAQINDYGDSSSIQINEAEKPTVTDDKVLVEVGAAGLNPFDLAVLAGFAKSMAPLVFPATLGQDFAGTIVEVGANVSNFAIGDRVYGTANAMFGGSGAFAEFTLADVSNIAHTPDELSDVEAASLPTAGISALQAIDTMNVQNGNNVFINGGSGGVGSIAIEIAKSRGAHVATTVSGVNIDYTKSLGADEVIDYKTVLYSDVIHDYDSLLNNVRSNDNDKLLRTLKKGGVAVSLVGPFDEDLAKKLGVATSAQMTHINNESLTKLAQLIDQGVVHATIDRTLSLNQIKDAYDALANESIRGKIVISIR, from the coding sequence ATGAAGGCAGCGCAAATTAATGACTATGGCGACTCGTCATCAATCCAGATAAATGAAGCTGAAAAACCCACGGTTACAGACGACAAAGTGCTTGTTGAAGTTGGTGCTGCTGGCCTGAATCCATTTGATCTAGCCGTTTTAGCCGGCTTCGCAAAGTCTATGGCGCCACTTGTTTTTCCTGCAACGCTTGGCCAAGATTTCGCCGGCACCATCGTTGAAGTAGGTGCTAATGTTAGTAACTTCGCAATAGGAGATCGTGTATACGGTACAGCCAACGCCATGTTCGGAGGAAGCGGTGCATTCGCCGAATTTACCCTAGCCGACGTGTCAAATATCGCTCACACACCCGACGAACTTAGCGATGTCGAAGCAGCGTCACTTCCGACGGCAGGAATCAGCGCGCTACAAGCAATCGACACGATGAATGTGCAAAACGGCAACAATGTATTTATAAATGGCGGTTCAGGTGGCGTCGGATCAATCGCAATAGAAATTGCAAAATCCCGTGGAGCCCACGTAGCAACGACAGTCTCAGGTGTTAATATTGATTACACAAAGTCACTTGGCGCCGATGAAGTAATAGATTATAAAACTGTGCTGTATTCAGATGTTATCCATGATTACGACTCACTTTTAAATAACGTGCGCAGCAACGATAATGACAAGCTTTTGAGAACATTGAAAAAAGGCGGAGTCGCCGTTTCACTCGTCGGACCATTTGACGAGGACTTGGCAAAAAAACTCGGCGTAGCTACATCAGCTCAAATGACACACATAAACAACGAGTCATTGACTAAGCTGGCGCAGCTGATAGATCAAGGCGTTGTCCATGCAACAATCGACAGAACTTTGTCGCTCAATCAAATCAAAGATGCCTACGACGCACTCGCAAACGAATCGATCAGAGGAAAAATCGTTATTTCCATACGATAA
- a CDS encoding glycosyltransferase, with translation MMRFRKNTETTISGPVFYDAKGKRWHRVMESLLIMTIVIAAATYWAAPQALAPLWKESLHQGNGFPRQLAHSSELKNIPILGTGDGEVLTRIVRVEKDGDTVNLIDPFTGNVLRTAQPGEDEEIGNSKYALDHFGQPADHQLMLTFDDGPSARYTPEILDVLAKEHVPATFFMVGANIAKNLDVFKRVIREGHMAGNHTLFHIDFDKHSDIRNREELIATDRIMRAGANYSSRLFRMPYGDPDKNALAMLQSQQLGYIHVDFDLDTKDWSYPPGADIPVPPLDGKGHVVLMHDGGGDRSSTAILLEKFIQEAKRQGYTFSTIAPLLPEGYVPTHGVAPTTADQTTLRTVQVFWVIPNKMLGWLFWFGVGSLSIMSVLYLTLALANNRRQHKRNWVKTLDHHMPHVSVVMAAYNEEKVIRKTLNTLRASNYPQSKLEVVVVNDGSKDGTQKVLDDYARKWPQLKVVHQPNAGKSFAINNGISHARPESKIIVTLDADTLFEPQTIRLLVRHFVKKSHRQDSKPVGAVAGHVKVGNRRNIITAWQSLEYISGICVTRLAEGAMGAIAIVPGACSAWSRRALEQIGGLSEDTLAEDADATLQLHQLGYSVLQENTAVAYTEAPESIRTLAKQRLRWTYGNVQVLWKHRSMLMRPKYGMLGMIALPYALLSLIVPLIFLPSTVIAAVIGLANGNWHSVVLFAVFVMTLHMVISIVAIVVARERAWHLLIVPIYRLIYEPLRAYLLYASLLRILRGTAAKWNKLERLNSAALQSRSKLPVAS, from the coding sequence TTGATGCGCTTCCGGAAAAACACGGAAACGACCATATCGGGACCAGTATTCTACGATGCCAAAGGCAAACGCTGGCATCGTGTCATGGAAAGCTTGCTTATCATGACCATTGTCATAGCAGCAGCGACATACTGGGCTGCGCCCCAGGCATTAGCGCCCCTTTGGAAGGAGTCGCTACATCAGGGCAACGGATTTCCGCGACAGCTCGCACATTCGTCAGAGCTAAAAAATATTCCCATACTCGGAACAGGCGACGGTGAAGTCTTGACTCGTATCGTTCGAGTCGAAAAGGATGGCGATACAGTCAACCTCATCGACCCCTTTACTGGCAACGTTTTGCGAACGGCACAACCTGGAGAAGATGAAGAAATCGGCAATAGTAAATACGCCCTTGACCACTTCGGGCAACCCGCAGACCATCAACTAATGCTGACGTTCGACGACGGACCCAGCGCCCGTTACACACCGGAAATACTGGATGTACTCGCCAAAGAGCACGTGCCAGCAACATTCTTTATGGTTGGAGCCAACATTGCAAAGAATCTGGACGTATTCAAGCGTGTCATCCGAGAAGGTCATATGGCGGGCAACCACACACTGTTTCATATTGATTTCGACAAGCACTCGGATATCCGAAATCGTGAGGAGCTAATTGCTACCGATCGCATAATGCGAGCGGGCGCAAACTACTCGTCACGGCTATTTCGTATGCCTTATGGAGATCCGGATAAAAATGCATTAGCAATGCTCCAGTCTCAACAACTAGGCTACATTCATGTCGACTTCGATCTTGATACGAAGGACTGGTCATATCCGCCTGGAGCAGACATTCCTGTTCCGCCGCTAGACGGCAAAGGGCATGTCGTTCTAATGCATGATGGCGGCGGAGACCGATCGTCGACTGCCATTTTGCTTGAAAAATTCATCCAGGAAGCGAAGCGACAAGGTTACACCTTTAGCACGATTGCGCCGCTATTGCCCGAGGGATATGTCCCTACTCACGGAGTAGCGCCGACTACTGCCGACCAAACAACACTACGAACGGTTCAGGTGTTTTGGGTCATTCCTAACAAAATGCTCGGATGGCTATTTTGGTTCGGAGTAGGGTCGCTGTCTATCATGTCAGTGCTTTATCTGACACTAGCGCTCGCCAACAACCGTCGTCAGCACAAACGTAATTGGGTTAAAACACTCGACCATCATATGCCACATGTTAGTGTCGTCATGGCAGCATACAACGAAGAGAAGGTGATACGAAAAACCCTTAATACGCTACGCGCTAGCAACTACCCGCAGTCCAAGCTTGAGGTAGTTGTCGTCAATGACGGCTCAAAGGACGGCACTCAAAAAGTGCTCGATGATTATGCGAGAAAATGGCCACAGCTTAAAGTGGTTCATCAGCCAAACGCTGGCAAGTCGTTTGCCATAAATAATGGCATATCACATGCGAGGCCAGAGTCGAAAATCATCGTGACTCTCGATGCAGATACGTTGTTTGAACCGCAAACAATCCGTCTGTTGGTGCGACACTTCGTCAAGAAAAGTCACCGTCAGGATTCTAAGCCAGTTGGCGCGGTCGCAGGCCACGTGAAAGTCGGTAATCGTCGTAATATCATTACAGCATGGCAAAGCCTGGAATACATTTCAGGAATTTGCGTGACACGATTAGCGGAAGGAGCTATGGGTGCAATTGCTATAGTCCCCGGCGCATGTTCCGCCTGGAGCCGTCGCGCGTTAGAGCAAATCGGTGGGTTGTCAGAAGATACGTTAGCCGAAGATGCTGATGCAACTCTTCAACTACATCAGCTTGGGTACAGCGTGCTCCAAGAAAACACTGCCGTTGCTTACACTGAAGCGCCGGAATCAATCCGCACTCTGGCGAAGCAACGGTTGCGTTGGACTTACGGCAACGTCCAAGTACTTTGGAAGCATCGTTCGATGTTGATGCGACCAAAGTATGGGATGCTCGGGATGATTGCGCTACCATATGCGCTATTGTCTTTGATCGTTCCACTAATCTTCCTACCGTCGACGGTCATCGCAGCTGTCATCGGCTTGGCAAACGGTAACTGGCATAGCGTCGTGCTGTTCGCGGTATTTGTAATGACACTCCATATGGTCATATCGATTGTTGCGATAGTAGTAGCTCGAGAGCGAGCATGGCATCTACTAATCGTACCGATCTATCGACTTATCTATGAGCCACTAAGAGCATACCTTTTGTACGCATCCTTATTACGGATACTACGAGGTACAGCTGCCAAGTGGAACAAGCTGGAGCGTCTTAACAGTGCCGCACTACAATCCCGCAGTAAGCTACCAGTAGCATCATAA
- the gnd gene encoding decarboxylating 6-phosphogluconate dehydrogenase, with the protein MKIAISGLGRMGGQIARKLYDDGHTVVAHNRSAEKVDEAKEYGALPAYADQDVIDAFDGEPVVLWIMLPADVIDSKIDEWLQILPKGSVIIDGGNSDYRGDKARAERVSAAGSQLLDIGTSGGVWGLENGFSMMVGGDQDAYETVVPALDTLAKPRGGHAHFGENGTGHFVKMVHNAIEYGMMQSLAEGYRVLREGPYPNLDLAAAGDVWQQSSVVTSWLNDLTRQALHENPELDGISGVVAESGEARWTLETAKELDIPMPAIQASFDVRLESQNGEINFATKLLAAMRAKFGGHDINGKQ; encoded by the coding sequence TATATGATGACGGACACACCGTCGTGGCGCACAATAGAAGCGCTGAAAAAGTTGATGAAGCGAAAGAGTACGGCGCGTTGCCAGCCTACGCGGATCAAGACGTCATCGATGCGTTCGACGGCGAGCCAGTAGTACTTTGGATTATGCTTCCGGCAGACGTTATCGATAGCAAGATTGATGAATGGCTGCAAATTTTGCCCAAAGGCAGCGTCATCATCGACGGCGGCAATAGCGATTATCGTGGCGACAAGGCACGTGCTGAGCGAGTTTCGGCTGCGGGCAGTCAACTACTCGACATCGGCACCAGTGGCGGCGTGTGGGGCCTTGAAAATGGTTTCTCGATGATGGTTGGCGGCGACCAGGATGCCTACGAAACTGTCGTACCTGCGCTCGATACACTTGCCAAGCCACGTGGCGGTCATGCGCATTTTGGCGAAAACGGTACTGGTCACTTTGTCAAAATGGTCCATAACGCAATTGAATATGGTATGATGCAGTCTCTGGCAGAGGGCTATCGTGTACTTCGCGAAGGTCCCTACCCTAACTTAGATTTGGCAGCAGCTGGAGATGTCTGGCAGCAGTCGAGCGTTGTTACTAGTTGGCTCAATGACCTGACACGTCAGGCCTTACATGAAAACCCCGAATTAGATGGAATTAGCGGCGTTGTTGCCGAGTCTGGCGAAGCTCGCTGGACACTAGAAACGGCTAAGGAGCTGGACATTCCAATGCCGGCAATTCAAGCGTCATTTGACGTTCGCCTAGAATCGCAAAACGGTGAGATTAACTTTGCGACAAAGCTTCTTGCTGCCATGCGTGCCAAATTCGGCGGCCACGACATTAACGGTAAACAGTAG